In the Geobacter sp. FeAm09 genome, one interval contains:
- the rpoC gene encoding DNA-directed RNA polymerase subunit beta' has protein sequence MEDYFSFFDKPKDPLHFSAIRISVSSPEKIRERSHGEVKKPETINYRTFKPERDGLFCAKIFGPTKDYECNCGKYKRMKHRGIICEKCGVEVIPSKVRRERLGHIDLATPVAHIWFLKSLPSRIGNLLDITLKDLEKVLYFEAFVISDPKNTPMQFCEVMSEEKYLKAQQEYGSDAFEGGMGAEAIRNCLRSIDLDELAVSLRSEMMESTSEAKRKKTAKRLKVVEAFKSSGNKPEWMILECIPVLPPELRPLVPLDGGRFATSDLNDLYRRVINRNNRLKRLCELQAPEVIIRNEKRMLQEAVDALFDNGRRGRAIAGPNKRPLKSLSDMLKGKSGRFRQNLLGKRVDYSGRSVIVVGPELRLHQCGLPKKMALELFKPFIYNKLEERGYVTTIKSAKKMVEKERPEVWDVLEEVIKEHPVMLNRAPTLHRLGIQAFEPVLIEGKAIQLHPLVCTAFNADFDGDQMAVHLPLSIESQVEARVLMMSTNNILSPAHGKPIIVPSQDMVLGAYYMTRDRLYEPDPDESGRAKVDPATGKLMYRKVKGTGKVFSSPDEVRIAFDAGEVDMQAKVRVRMKNFVDDEKPQLIDTTIGRVLMREILPPQVPFSTINKVLNKKELSNLVDTCYRLADSKETVILADRLKEMGFRYANLAGISICLDDMVIPEGKAAIITKAEDEVKEIQNQYTEGLITDGERYNKVIDIWAKATEDIAKEMLDNLSKESFIVDGEDIKESSFNAIHMMADSGARGSAQQIRQLAGMRGLMAKPSGEIIETPITANFREGLTVLQYFISTHGARKGLADTALKTANSGYLTRRLVDVAQDAIITEDDCGTLDGLVVSSLTEGGEIIEHIGDRILGRVALDDILDPVTGEVLVDANQEIDENLVKRIEDAGLEKVKIRSVLTCQSRRGICAKCYGRDLARGHIVNMGEAVGVIAAQSIGEPGTQLTMRTFHIGGTASRHAEQTSLEARTDGSLKFINVNSVVNNEGHHIVMNRNGEIAVTDETGREREKYTVVYGAKIRIAPGGAVKQGDTLAEWDPYTMPILTEVAGKVKFGDIQEGVTIEEQLDEVTGLSRKVIIETKDTDKRPRIAIKDTAGDGSGTIGRYFLPVGANIYVQEDALVSAGDIIAKIPRETTKTKDITGGLPRVAELFEARKPKDFAVISEIDGRVTFGKDAKGKRKVVVTPEVGEPKEYLIPKGKHISVHEGDHVRAGEALMDGSSNPHDILRVLGVKELAKYLVDEVQEVYRLQGVKINDKHIETIVRQMLRRVRIKEVGDTNLLVDDQVERWVFEDENEKVFADGKRPAIAEPLLLGITKASLSTESFISAASFQETTKVLTQAAIEGKVDYLRGLKENVIMGRLIPAGTGLARYRHLRLQAEAQMQEAAHQEELVADLSDDEQEAA, from the coding sequence GTGGAAGATTATTTCAGTTTTTTCGATAAACCAAAAGATCCACTCCACTTTTCAGCTATACGGATATCGGTTTCGTCGCCCGAGAAGATTCGGGAACGTTCCCACGGCGAGGTCAAGAAGCCGGAAACGATCAATTACCGCACCTTCAAACCGGAGCGGGACGGTCTGTTCTGCGCCAAGATCTTCGGTCCCACCAAGGACTACGAGTGCAACTGCGGCAAGTACAAGCGCATGAAGCATCGCGGCATCATCTGCGAAAAGTGCGGCGTTGAGGTTATCCCCTCCAAGGTGCGCCGGGAGCGGCTGGGACATATCGACCTGGCCACCCCGGTGGCCCATATCTGGTTCCTCAAGTCGCTGCCCTCCCGCATCGGCAACCTGCTGGACATCACCCTCAAGGACCTTGAGAAGGTCCTGTACTTCGAGGCGTTCGTCATCAGCGACCCCAAGAACACGCCGATGCAGTTCTGCGAGGTCATGTCGGAGGAGAAATACCTCAAGGCCCAGCAGGAATACGGCAGCGACGCCTTTGAAGGGGGCATGGGGGCCGAAGCCATCCGCAACTGCCTCCGTTCCATCGACCTGGACGAACTGGCGGTGTCGCTCCGTTCCGAGATGATGGAGTCCACCAGCGAGGCGAAGCGCAAAAAGACCGCCAAGCGCCTCAAGGTCGTGGAAGCGTTCAAGTCCTCGGGCAACAAGCCGGAGTGGATGATCCTGGAGTGCATCCCGGTCCTGCCGCCGGAACTGCGCCCCCTGGTGCCGCTGGATGGCGGCCGCTTCGCCACCTCCGACCTGAACGACCTGTACCGCCGGGTCATCAACCGCAACAACCGCTTGAAGCGCCTCTGCGAACTGCAGGCGCCCGAGGTGATCATCCGCAACGAGAAGCGGATGCTCCAGGAGGCGGTTGACGCGCTGTTCGACAACGGCCGCCGCGGCCGCGCCATCGCCGGCCCCAACAAGCGTCCCCTGAAATCCCTGTCCGACATGCTCAAGGGCAAGTCGGGCCGGTTCCGCCAGAACCTCCTGGGCAAGCGCGTCGACTACTCCGGCCGTTCGGTTATCGTCGTCGGCCCCGAGCTGCGGCTGCACCAGTGCGGCCTGCCGAAGAAGATGGCCCTGGAGCTGTTCAAACCCTTCATCTACAACAAGCTGGAAGAGCGCGGCTACGTCACCACCATCAAGAGCGCCAAGAAGATGGTGGAGAAGGAGCGCCCCGAGGTGTGGGACGTGCTGGAAGAGGTCATCAAGGAGCATCCGGTGATGCTCAACCGCGCCCCGACCCTGCACCGCCTCGGCATCCAGGCCTTTGAACCGGTGCTCATCGAGGGCAAGGCCATTCAGCTGCACCCGCTGGTTTGTACCGCCTTCAACGCCGACTTCGACGGTGACCAGATGGCCGTGCACCTCCCGCTCTCCATCGAGAGCCAGGTGGAGGCCCGCGTCCTGATGATGTCCACCAACAACATCCTGTCGCCGGCCCATGGCAAGCCGATCATCGTACCGTCCCAGGACATGGTTCTCGGCGCCTACTACATGACCCGCGATCGCCTGTACGAGCCGGACCCGGACGAAAGCGGCCGCGCCAAGGTCGATCCGGCCACCGGCAAGCTGATGTACCGCAAGGTCAAGGGCACCGGCAAGGTGTTCTCCTCGCCCGACGAGGTGCGCATCGCCTTCGATGCCGGCGAGGTCGATATGCAGGCCAAGGTCCGCGTGCGGATGAAGAACTTCGTGGACGACGAAAAACCGCAATTGATCGATACCACCATCGGGCGGGTCCTCATGCGGGAGATCCTGCCGCCCCAGGTGCCGTTCAGCACGATCAACAAGGTGCTCAACAAGAAGGAACTGTCCAACCTGGTGGACACCTGCTACCGCCTGGCCGACAGCAAGGAAACCGTTATCCTGGCCGACCGCCTCAAGGAGATGGGCTTCCGCTACGCCAACCTGGCCGGCATCTCCATCTGCCTTGACGACATGGTCATCCCGGAAGGAAAGGCGGCCATCATCACCAAGGCCGAGGACGAGGTCAAGGAGATCCAGAACCAGTACACCGAGGGTCTCATTACCGACGGCGAGCGCTACAACAAGGTCATCGACATCTGGGCAAAGGCGACTGAAGACATCGCCAAGGAGATGCTGGACAACCTCTCCAAGGAGAGCTTCATCGTGGACGGGGAGGATATCAAGGAGTCGTCCTTCAACGCCATCCACATGATGGCCGATTCCGGCGCCCGTGGTTCCGCCCAGCAGATCCGCCAGTTGGCCGGTATGCGTGGTTTGATGGCCAAGCCTTCCGGCGAGATCATCGAGACCCCCATTACCGCAAACTTCCGCGAGGGGCTGACGGTTCTCCAGTACTTCATCTCGACCCACGGTGCCCGTAAAGGTCTGGCCGATACGGCGCTGAAAACCGCCAACTCCGGTTATCTGACCCGCCGCCTGGTGGACGTTGCCCAGGATGCCATCATCACCGAGGACGATTGCGGCACCCTGGACGGTCTGGTCGTGTCGTCCCTGACCGAGGGGGGCGAGATCATCGAGCATATCGGCGACCGTATCCTGGGCCGCGTGGCCCTGGACGACATCCTCGACCCGGTTACGGGCGAGGTGTTGGTGGACGCCAACCAGGAGATCGACGAAAACCTGGTGAAGCGGATCGAGGACGCCGGCCTGGAGAAGGTCAAGATCCGTTCCGTGCTCACCTGCCAGAGCCGCCGCGGCATCTGCGCCAAGTGCTACGGCCGCGACCTGGCCCGCGGCCATATCGTCAACATGGGCGAAGCGGTCGGCGTCATTGCCGCCCAGTCCATCGGCGAGCCGGGTACCCAGCTGACCATGCGTACCTTCCACATCGGCGGTACCGCTTCCCGCCATGCCGAGCAGACCTCCCTGGAGGCCCGCACCGATGGTTCGCTCAAGTTCATCAACGTCAACAGCGTTGTGAACAACGAAGGGCACCATATCGTCATGAACCGTAACGGCGAGATCGCCGTCACCGACGAAACCGGCCGCGAACGCGAGAAATACACGGTCGTGTACGGCGCCAAGATCAGGATCGCCCCGGGCGGAGCCGTCAAACAGGGCGACACGCTGGCCGAGTGGGACCCCTACACCATGCCGATCCTCACCGAGGTCGCCGGTAAGGTCAAGTTCGGCGACATCCAGGAAGGCGTTACCATCGAGGAGCAACTGGACGAAGTCACCGGTCTCTCCCGCAAGGTCATCATCGAGACCAAGGATACGGACAAGCGTCCGCGCATCGCCATCAAGGATACTGCCGGCGACGGCAGCGGGACCATCGGCCGCTACTTCCTGCCGGTGGGCGCCAACATCTATGTCCAGGAAGATGCCCTGGTCAGCGCCGGCGACATCATCGCCAAGATCCCCCGCGAGACGACCAAGACCAAGGATATCACCGGTGGTCTGCCGCGCGTCGCCGAGCTGTTCGAGGCGCGCAAGCCCAAGGACTTCGCGGTTATCTCCGAGATCGACGGGCGGGTTACCTTCGGCAAGGATGCCAAGGGCAAGCGCAAGGTCGTCGTTACTCCCGAGGTCGGCGAACCGAAGGAATACCTGATCCCCAAAGGCAAGCACATCAGCGTCCACGAAGGGGACCACGTGCGTGCCGGCGAGGCGCTCATGGACGGTTCTTCGAACCCCCACGACATCCTCCGCGTACTCGGCGTCAAGGAACTGGCCAAGTACCTGGTGGACGAGGTCCAGGAGGTGTACCGTCTCCAGGGGGTCAAGATCAACGACAAGCATATCGAGACCATCGTGCGCCAGATGTTGCGGCGGGTCCGCATCAAAGAGGTCGGCGATACCAACCTGCTGGTGGATGATCAGGTGGAACGCTGGGTCTTCGAGGACGAAAACGAGAAGGTCTTTGCCGACGGCAAGCGCCCGGCCATCGCCGAACCGCTCTTGTTGGGCATCACCAAGGCTTCGCTCTCCACCGAGTCGTTCATCTCGGCGGCTTCCTTCCAGGAGACGACCAAGGTGCTGACCCAGGCCGCCATCGAAGGGAAGGTCGATTACCTGCGCGGCCTGAAGGAAAACGTCATCATGGGCCGCCTCATCCCTGCGGGAACGGGATTGGCGCGCTATCGCCATCTGCGTCTGCAGGCCGAAGCGCAGATGCAGGAGGCGGCACACCAGGAAGAACTGGTGGCTGACCTGTCGGACGACGAACAAGAAGCTGCATAA
- the rpsL gene encoding 30S ribosomal protein S12: MPTINQLIREGREKKKDKSTAPALKCCPQKRGVCTRVYTTTPKKPNSALRKVARVRLTNGIEVTSYIPGVGHNLQEHSVVLIRGGRVKDLPGVRYHIVRGTLDSVGVKDRKKSRSKYGAKRPK, from the coding sequence ATGCCAACGATTAATCAGTTGATTCGTGAGGGCAGGGAAAAGAAGAAGGACAAATCGACGGCGCCTGCGCTGAAGTGCTGTCCCCAGAAGCGTGGCGTTTGCACGAGGGTTTATACGACTACCCCGAAAAAGCCGAACTCGGCTCTTCGTAAGGTTGCCAGGGTGCGTCTGACCAACGGGATTGAGGTTACCTCCTATATTCCGGGTGTCGGTCACAATCTTCAGGAGCACTCCGTTGTCCTGATTCGTGGCGGCAGGGTCAAGGACCTTCCGGGTGTTCGTTATCACATCGTTCGTGGCACTCTTGACTCGGTCGGCGTGAAGGACCGCAAGAAGAGCCGCTCCAAGTATGGGGCCAAGCGTCCGAAATAG
- the rpoB gene encoding DNA-directed RNA polymerase subunit beta, with translation MAYSIANNHLLRKNFAKIKNIIDIPNLIDIQKNSYHRFLQQEVAPESRKNIGLEAVFRSVFPIKDFSESASLEYVSYTLNKPKYDVEECHQRGMTFAAPMKVKVRLVIWESGKETGVRAIKDIKEQEVYFGEIPLMTDNGTFIINGTERVIVSQLHRSPGVFYDHDKGKTHSSGKVLYSARVIPYRGSWLDFEFDHKDILYVRIDRRRKMPATVLLKALGYSVEQLLNYYYKSEEIFINGESLTKGIDPELLTLQKSTVDVVDPKSGEVIVKANRKYTKASIKKLSEHGIKTVPVAADGVIGRYASSDIIDPATGEVLVECNEEVTAAKFDEITARGVQSFSVLFIDNLHITSSFRDTLLVDKVASTDEALIEIYRRLRPGDPPTLKSSLALFDNLFFNPERYDLSAVGRLKLNYKLGLKVWPDCTVLNAPSQLAVEDILNPQELVARLAKGEDQFSQYLMMKLPAELVKTLKKSDLAQPVPEKLVEQVVQEFNNLFKDHDFFQKDVFAPMALSAATVKLSEVIDQGVFDENRRAIEILRRNRMIFEDLYADLIAASSKNDILEIVRYLIDLKNGRGTIDDIDHLGNRRVRAVGELLENQYRIGLVRMERAIKERMSLQEVENLMPHDLINSKPVSAVVKEFFGSSQLSQFMDQTNPLSEVTHKRRLSALGPGGLTRERAGFEVRDVHPTHYGRVCPIETPEGPNIGLIASLSTYARINEHGFVETPYRIVQDGKLTSEVRFFSALEEEGHAIAQANAEVDKSGRFVNDYVSARKSGEFILVHRDEIELMDVAPKQLVSVAAALIPFLENDDANRALMGSNMQRQAVPLLRADSPLVGTGMERIVAKDSGVSVIARHKGEVESVDASRIVIKIDEDEHDETGTGVDIYNMIKFARSNQNTCINNRPVVKVGDKVKRGDVIADGPSTDMGELALGQNIVVAFMPWGGYNYEDSILVSEKMVKEDRYTSIHIEEFECVARDTKLGKEEITADIPNLGEETLKDLDESGIIRIGAEVRPGDILVGKITPKGETQLSPEEKLLRAIFGEKAGDVRDTSLTVPPGVEGTVIGAKIFSRKGNDKDARTELIEKAEENKLRKDEQDEIRIIRDSAIGKLKRLLVGKTLAVKLEDGEGLLLLAKGKKITEETLDGVPLDRWAGISVSDEGDTDEKVSQVLDTLNRQIDLIHSVFDDKIQKLKRGDDLPPGVIKMVKVYIAIKRKLQVGDKMAGRHGNKGVVSRILPEEDMPYMEDGRPVEIVLNPLGVPSRMNVGQIIETHLGWAAKGIGWKIEEMLQKHLSEDNLKAYLKDVYDDKELTKFIDTLDQEELLKVCRRLQRGVSMASPVFEGASEDKIKGMLQKAGFHSSGQVTLFDGRSGEPFKHKVTVGVMYFLKLHHLVDDKIHARSIGPYSLVTQQPLGGKAQFGGQRLGEMEVWAMEAYGASYALQEFLTVKSDDVSGRTRMYEAIVKGKHTLEPGLPESFNVLIKELQSLCLDVELLEGDEE, from the coding sequence ATGGCTTATTCGATCGCCAATAACCACTTGTTGCGTAAAAACTTTGCCAAGATTAAAAATATCATTGATATTCCCAATCTGATTGACATACAAAAAAACTCCTACCACCGTTTCCTGCAACAGGAGGTTGCACCCGAATCCCGGAAAAACATCGGCCTCGAAGCCGTTTTCAGAAGCGTGTTCCCCATCAAGGACTTCAGCGAGAGCGCGTCGTTGGAGTACGTTTCCTATACGCTCAACAAGCCGAAATACGATGTGGAGGAATGTCATCAACGCGGGATGACCTTTGCTGCGCCCATGAAGGTCAAGGTGCGCCTGGTCATCTGGGAATCCGGCAAGGAAACCGGCGTCAGGGCGATCAAGGATATCAAGGAGCAGGAGGTCTATTTCGGCGAGATTCCGCTGATGACCGATAACGGGACGTTCATCATCAACGGCACGGAGCGCGTCATTGTCAGCCAGTTGCACCGCTCCCCCGGCGTGTTCTACGATCACGACAAGGGCAAGACCCACTCCAGCGGCAAAGTTCTCTACTCGGCAAGGGTGATCCCGTACCGCGGATCATGGCTTGATTTCGAGTTTGACCATAAAGACATTCTCTACGTGCGTATCGACCGCCGGCGCAAGATGCCGGCAACGGTATTGCTCAAGGCCCTCGGCTATTCGGTCGAGCAACTCCTCAACTATTACTACAAGAGCGAAGAGATCTTCATCAACGGCGAGTCCCTCACCAAGGGCATCGATCCCGAACTGCTCACCCTGCAGAAGTCCACGGTGGACGTGGTTGACCCCAAGAGCGGCGAGGTGATCGTCAAGGCCAACCGTAAATACACCAAGGCCTCCATCAAGAAGCTCTCCGAGCACGGCATCAAGACCGTGCCGGTTGCCGCCGACGGCGTCATTGGCCGTTATGCCTCGTCGGACATCATCGACCCCGCCACCGGTGAAGTCCTCGTAGAGTGCAACGAGGAGGTGACCGCCGCCAAATTCGACGAGATCACGGCCCGGGGCGTGCAGAGCTTCAGCGTGCTCTTCATCGACAACCTGCACATCACCTCGTCCTTCCGCGACACCCTGTTGGTGGACAAGGTGGCCAGCACCGACGAGGCGCTGATCGAGATCTACCGCCGCCTGCGTCCGGGCGATCCCCCGACCCTGAAGAGTTCTCTGGCGCTGTTCGACAACCTGTTCTTCAACCCGGAACGGTACGACCTGTCAGCCGTGGGGCGCCTCAAACTGAATTACAAGCTCGGCCTCAAGGTCTGGCCGGATTGCACGGTGCTCAACGCCCCAAGCCAGCTGGCCGTGGAGGACATCCTGAATCCCCAGGAGCTTGTGGCCCGTCTTGCCAAGGGTGAGGACCAGTTCTCCCAGTACCTGATGATGAAGCTTCCCGCGGAACTGGTGAAAACGCTCAAGAAGAGCGACCTTGCCCAGCCGGTGCCCGAAAAGCTGGTGGAGCAGGTGGTCCAGGAATTCAACAACCTCTTCAAGGACCACGACTTCTTCCAGAAGGACGTTTTCGCCCCCATGGCCCTGAGCGCAGCGACCGTCAAACTGTCCGAGGTGATCGACCAGGGCGTGTTCGACGAGAACCGCCGCGCCATTGAGATCCTGCGCCGCAACCGGATGATCTTCGAGGACCTGTACGCCGATCTCATCGCCGCGTCGTCCAAGAACGACATTCTGGAGATCGTCCGGTACCTGATCGACCTGAAAAACGGTCGCGGCACCATCGACGACATCGACCACCTGGGCAACCGCCGGGTGCGCGCCGTGGGCGAACTCCTGGAGAACCAGTACCGCATCGGCCTGGTGCGCATGGAGCGCGCCATCAAGGAGCGCATGAGTCTGCAGGAGGTGGAAAACCTCATGCCCCACGACCTGATCAACTCCAAACCGGTTTCGGCCGTGGTCAAGGAGTTCTTCGGTTCGTCCCAGCTCTCCCAGTTCATGGACCAGACGAATCCGCTGTCCGAGGTTACCCACAAGCGCCGTCTTTCGGCCCTCGGACCTGGCGGCCTGACCCGCGAGCGCGCCGGCTTCGAAGTCCGCGACGTTCATCCGACCCACTACGGCCGCGTCTGCCCGATCGAAACGCCTGAAGGTCCGAACATCGGCCTGATCGCCTCCCTTTCCACCTATGCCCGCATCAACGAGCACGGCTTCGTGGAAACCCCGTATCGCATCGTCCAGGACGGCAAGCTGACCAGCGAGGTCCGCTTCTTCTCGGCCCTGGAGGAGGAGGGGCACGCCATCGCCCAGGCCAACGCCGAGGTGGACAAGAGCGGCCGCTTCGTCAACGACTACGTCTCGGCCCGCAAGAGCGGCGAGTTCATCCTGGTGCATCGCGACGAGATCGAGCTGATGGACGTGGCCCCGAAGCAGTTGGTGTCGGTCGCCGCCGCCCTGATTCCGTTCCTGGAAAACGACGACGCCAACCGCGCCCTGATGGGCTCCAACATGCAGCGCCAGGCCGTGCCCCTGCTGCGGGCCGACTCCCCCCTGGTCGGCACCGGCATGGAGCGGATCGTGGCCAAGGACTCCGGTGTTTCCGTCATCGCCCGCCACAAGGGTGAGGTGGAGTCGGTGGACGCCTCCCGCATCGTCATCAAGATCGACGAGGACGAGCACGACGAAACCGGCACCGGCGTCGATATCTACAACATGATCAAGTTTGCCCGCTCCAACCAGAACACCTGCATCAACAACCGGCCGGTGGTCAAGGTGGGCGACAAGGTCAAGCGGGGCGACGTGATCGCCGACGGCCCCTCCACCGACATGGGCGAGCTGGCCCTGGGCCAGAACATCGTCGTGGCCTTCATGCCGTGGGGCGGCTACAACTACGAGGACTCCATCCTGGTGTCCGAGAAGATGGTGAAGGAAGACCGCTACACCTCGATCCACATCGAGGAGTTCGAGTGCGTCGCCCGGGACACCAAGCTGGGCAAGGAAGAGATCACCGCCGATATCCCCAACCTGGGTGAGGAAACCCTCAAGGACCTGGACGAATCCGGCATCATCCGCATCGGTGCCGAGGTCAGGCCGGGCGACATCCTGGTGGGCAAGATCACCCCCAAGGGCGAAACCCAGCTCTCCCCCGAGGAAAAGCTGCTGCGCGCCATCTTCGGCGAAAAGGCCGGCGATGTCCGCGACACCTCCCTGACCGTACCCCCGGGTGTGGAAGGGACGGTCATCGGCGCCAAGATCTTCTCCCGCAAGGGGAACGACAAGGATGCCCGCACCGAGCTGATCGAAAAGGCGGAAGAGAACAAGCTCCGCAAGGACGAGCAGGACGAGATCCGCATCATCCGCGATTCGGCCATCGGAAAGCTCAAACGCCTCCTGGTGGGCAAGACCCTGGCGGTCAAGCTGGAAGACGGGGAGGGGCTGCTGCTCCTGGCCAAGGGCAAGAAGATCACCGAGGAAACCCTGGACGGCGTGCCGCTGGATCGCTGGGCCGGCATCTCCGTCAGCGACGAAGGGGATACGGACGAGAAGGTAAGCCAGGTGCTGGATACCCTGAACCGCCAGATCGACCTGATTCACAGCGTCTTCGACGATAAGATACAGAAGCTCAAGCGCGGCGACGACCTGCCGCCGGGCGTGATCAAGATGGTCAAGGTCTACATCGCCATCAAGCGCAAGCTGCAGGTGGGCGACAAGATGGCCGGCCGCCACGGTAACAAGGGTGTCGTTTCCCGCATCCTGCCCGAAGAAGACATGCCGTACATGGAAGACGGCCGGCCGGTGGAGATCGTGCTCAACCCCCTGGGCGTTCCTTCCCGTATGAACGTCGGCCAGATCATCGAGACCCATCTGGGCTGGGCGGCCAAGGGTATCGGCTGGAAGATCGAGGAGATGCTGCAGAAGCACCTCTCCGAGGACAATCTCAAGGCATACCTCAAGGACGTGTACGACGACAAGGAACTCACCAAGTTCATCGACACCCTGGACCAGGAAGAGTTGCTGAAGGTCTGCCGCCGTCTGCAGCGGGGCGTTTCCATGGCCTCGCCGGTCTTCGAGGGCGCCTCGGAGGACAAGATCAAGGGGATGCTGCAAAAGGCCGGATTCCATTCCTCCGGCCAGGTCACCCTCTTCGACGGCCGCAGCGGCGAACCGTTCAAGCACAAGGTAACCGTGGGCGTGATGTACTTCCTCAAGCTGCATCACCTGGTTGACGACAAGATCCACGCCCGGTCCATTGGACCCTACAGCCTGGTTACCCAGCAGCCGCTGGGCGGCAAGGCCCAGTTCGGCGGCCAGAGGCTGGGCGAGATGGAGGTCTGGGCAATGGAGGCCTATGGCGCTTCCTACGCACTCCAGGAATTCCTTACGGTCAAGTCCGACGATGTCTCCGGCCGGACGCGGATGTACGAAGCCATCGTCAAGGGCAAGCACACCCTTGAGCCGGGCCTGCCGGAATCCTTCAACGTCCTCATCAAGGAACTCCAATCCCTCTGCCTTGACGTGGAACTGCTGGAAGGGGACGAGGAATAA
- the rplJ gene encoding 50S ribosomal protein L10, translating into MNKNSKQELVTEMHERLTRAKAVFLADFRGMSVGQATSLRNELRGASVEYKVFKNTLLDLAAKGTDAEPLSPYLAGPTAVAITYDDPVSAAKVLSKFAKDPQGKFVLKAGVLSGKLLDVKQIQALADLPSREVLIAKMLGSMQAPATNFVGVLAALPSSLVRALDAIRAQKAGN; encoded by the coding sequence TTGAACAAGAATAGCAAGCAGGAACTGGTAACCGAGATGCATGAGCGGCTCACACGCGCCAAGGCGGTCTTTCTGGCCGATTTCCGCGGCATGAGCGTGGGACAGGCCACCAGCCTTCGCAACGAGCTGCGCGGCGCATCCGTCGAGTACAAGGTATTCAAGAATACCCTGCTCGACCTGGCCGCCAAGGGCACGGACGCCGAACCGCTCAGCCCGTATCTGGCAGGGCCGACCGCCGTCGCCATCACGTATGACGATCCGGTCAGCGCCGCCAAGGTGCTCAGCAAATTCGCCAAGGACCCCCAGGGCAAATTCGTCCTGAAGGCCGGCGTTCTTTCCGGCAAACTGCTGGACGTGAAGCAGATCCAGGCATTGGCAGACCTGCCCTCGCGTGAGGTCCTCATCGCCAAGATGCTGGGCTCCATGCAGGCGCCCGCCACCAACTTCGTCGGCGTGCTTGCGGCACTGCCGAGTTCGCTGGTTCGCGCCCTGGACGCCATTCGCGCCCAGAAGGCCGGCAACTAG
- the rplL gene encoding 50S ribosomal protein L7/L12: MAITKEEVISFIENMTVLELSELVKELEDKFGVSAAAPVAVAAAAGPAASAEPAEEKTEFDVILKAAGANKINVIKVVRALTSLGLKEAKDLVDGAPGTVKTGVSKQEAEDAKKQLVEAGAEVEIK; the protein is encoded by the coding sequence ATGGCTATCACCAAGGAAGAAGTAATCAGCTTTATCGAAAATATGACCGTGCTCGAGCTTTCCGAACTCGTTAAGGAACTCGAAGACAAATTCGGCGTGTCCGCTGCCGCTCCGGTTGCCGTTGCCGCTGCTGCCGGCCCCGCTGCCTCTGCCGAGCCCGCTGAAGAGAAGACCGAATTCGACGTCATTCTCAAGGCTGCCGGCGCCAACAAGATCAATGTCATCAAGGTTGTCCGCGCACTGACCAGCCTCGGCCTGAAAGAAGCCAAGGACCTGGTTGACGGCGCCCCCGGCACCGTGAAGACCGGCGTTTCCAAGCAGGAAGCCGAAGATGCCAAAAAACAGCTGGTTGAAGCCGGCGCCGAAGTCGAGATCAAATAG
- the rpsG gene encoding 30S ribosomal protein S7: MPRRREVPKRIILPDPKYSDKVVAKLINTLMLAGKKSVAESILYGALDLVAQRSNEEALKVLKKSLDNIKPMLEVKSRRVGGSTYQVPIEVRPDRRMSLAMRWLIKYSTARSEKNMKDKLAGEILDAYNNRGAAVKKREDVHKMAEANRAFAHYRW, from the coding sequence ATGCCAAGAAGAAGAGAAGTACCCAAAAGAATCATTCTGCCGGACCCGAAATACAGCGACAAGGTGGTTGCCAAGCTGATCAATACGTTGATGCTGGCTGGCAAGAAGAGCGTTGCCGAGTCGATCCTGTACGGTGCGCTCGATCTGGTTGCCCAGCGGAGCAACGAAGAGGCTCTCAAGGTGCTCAAGAAGAGCCTCGACAACATCAAGCCGATGCTGGAAGTCAAGTCGCGCCGTGTTGGCGGTTCCACCTATCAGGTGCCCATCGAGGTTCGCCCGGATCGCCGCATGTCTCTGGCCATGCGCTGGCTGATCAAGTACTCGACCGCCCGCAGCGAAAAAAACATGAAGGACAAGCTTGCCGGCGAAATCCTCGACGCCTACAACAACAGGGGCGCCGCCGTCAAGAAGCGTGAAGACGTTCACAAGATGGCCGAGGCCAACCGCGCTTTCGCCCATTATCGTTGGTAA